The Kordia sp. SMS9 genome window below encodes:
- a CDS encoding uracil-DNA glycosylase, with translation MNIKIEESWKFHLQDEFEEPYFKELINFVKTEYTQHQCFPKGKDIFAAFDHCPFHRLKVVIIGQDPYHGVGQANGLCFSVNDGVPQPPSLINIFKEIKRDIGIDPPVSGNLERWAKQGVLLLNATLTVRAHQAGSHQGKGWETFTDAVIKMISEKKENVVFLLWGGYAKKKGAKVDPNKHYVLTSGHPSPLSANRGYWFDNKHFSRCNDYLVSQRIEGIRW, from the coding sequence ATGAATATAAAAATTGAAGAAAGCTGGAAATTTCATCTACAAGACGAGTTTGAAGAACCGTATTTTAAAGAATTGATCAATTTTGTCAAAACGGAATATACACAACATCAATGTTTCCCGAAAGGGAAGGACATATTTGCCGCATTTGATCATTGTCCGTTTCATCGGTTGAAAGTGGTGATTATTGGACAAGATCCGTATCATGGTGTGGGACAGGCAAATGGATTGTGTTTTTCTGTAAATGACGGCGTTCCACAACCACCTTCATTAATCAATATTTTTAAAGAAATTAAACGCGATATCGGCATTGATCCGCCTGTGAGCGGAAATTTAGAACGTTGGGCAAAACAAGGTGTGTTGCTATTAAATGCTACATTGACGGTTCGTGCGCATCAAGCAGGAAGTCACCAAGGAAAAGGCTGGGAAACCTTTACAGATGCTGTGATCAAAATGATTTCAGAGAAAAAAGAAAACGTGGTTTTTTTACTTTGGGGCGGATATGCCAAGAAAAAAGGGGCTAAAGTTGATCCCAATAAACATTATGTACTTACGTCAGGACATCCATCACCGTTGAGTGCCAATCGTGGGTATTGGTTTGATAATAAGCATTTTAGTCGTTGTAATGATTATTTGGTGAGTCAGCGTATTGAGGGAATTCGATGGTAG
- a CDS encoding substrate-binding domain-containing protein produces MKKINIGGVPEHFNLAWYLTLKERAYEKEGINLRWKDYPGGTGAMCKALRNEKIDIAVILTEGIIKDIIAGNPAKIVQTYVQSPLIWGIHVAADATYNTIDDLEGTKAAISRFGSGSHLMAYINAENNGWDTDNLGFEVINNLEGAIDGLNKGKGDYFMWEHFTTKPLVDQGIFKRVADCPTPWPCFVIAVRSELLAEDEETVKTVLRIINEMTSKFKDIPNIDERIAVRYEQQLDDVQKWLSLTEWSQELIDEETIEKVQEKLLSLDIIPEKWSYKSLTHKLV; encoded by the coding sequence ATGAAGAAAATTAATATCGGTGGTGTTCCAGAACACTTCAATCTGGCTTGGTATTTAACACTTAAAGAACGTGCGTACGAAAAAGAAGGCATCAACCTGCGTTGGAAAGATTATCCTGGCGGAACAGGTGCCATGTGTAAAGCACTTAGGAATGAAAAAATAGACATTGCTGTGATCCTTACGGAAGGAATCATTAAAGATATCATAGCGGGAAATCCTGCTAAAATTGTACAAACCTATGTGCAATCGCCTTTAATTTGGGGAATTCACGTTGCGGCTGATGCTACTTATAATACGATAGACGATTTAGAAGGAACCAAAGCTGCCATCAGTCGTTTTGGTTCTGGCTCGCATTTAATGGCGTATATCAATGCCGAAAATAATGGCTGGGACACCGACAATCTTGGTTTCGAAGTCATTAACAATTTAGAAGGTGCTATTGATGGATTGAACAAGGGAAAAGGCGATTATTTTATGTGGGAACATTTTACCACAAAACCGTTGGTAGATCAAGGAATATTTAAACGTGTTGCTGATTGTCCAACACCTTGGCCCTGTTTTGTGATTGCTGTGCGATCAGAATTGTTAGCTGAAGATGAAGAAACGGTAAAAACTGTTTTACGAATTATCAACGAGATGACGTCAAAATTCAAAGACATTCCAAATATCGACGAACGGATAGCTGTACGCTACGAACAGCAGTTGGATGATGTACAAAAATGGTTATCATTAACCGAATGGAGTCAAGAATTAATCGACGAAGAAACCATTGAAAAAGTCCAAGAAAAACTACTCAGTTTAGATATCATTCCTGAAAAATGGAGTTATAAGAGCTTGACACACAAATTAGTATAA
- a CDS encoding nucleoside phosphorylase produces MHRIAESELIINPDGSIYHLNLLPEDLATTIIIVGDPDRVKMVSAYFDTIEIKKTKREFVTHTGTLRGKRITVLSTGIGTDNIDIVFNELDALVNVDFASRTVKKELTTLDIVRIGTSGSIQENVPTDSFVISEYAIGFDSLLHFYECDHVLETEFSEAFMKQTHWSPKKSEPYVVKGSQELIDKLSSEQTMLGFTGTNVGFYGPQSRKIRLNVQDEDLNEKLATFTHQDKKITNLEMETAGIYGLANLLGHRSLSMNAIIANRPLGEFSKAPKQTVDQLIQYTLEKLV; encoded by the coding sequence ATGCATAGAATCGCAGAATCAGAACTTATTATAAATCCTGACGGAAGTATTTATCACTTAAATTTACTTCCTGAAGACCTAGCTACGACCATTATTATTGTTGGCGATCCAGATCGCGTAAAAATGGTAAGTGCTTATTTTGACACCATCGAAATTAAAAAAACAAAACGCGAATTTGTAACACATACTGGAACACTTCGCGGAAAGCGCATCACCGTACTTTCTACAGGAATTGGCACCGATAATATTGATATTGTTTTTAACGAATTGGACGCACTTGTCAATGTAGATTTTGCTTCGCGAACCGTTAAAAAAGAATTGACAACCTTAGATATTGTGCGAATTGGAACTTCGGGTTCTATTCAAGAAAACGTTCCCACAGATAGTTTTGTAATTAGCGAATATGCGATTGGTTTTGACAGTTTGTTACACTTTTATGAATGCGATCATGTACTCGAAACCGAATTTTCAGAAGCGTTCATGAAACAAACCCACTGGTCGCCCAAGAAATCAGAACCGTATGTAGTGAAAGGAAGTCAAGAGTTGATCGACAAACTATCGTCTGAGCAAACTATGTTAGGTTTTACAGGAACCAATGTTGGTTTTTACGGGCCGCAAAGTCGTAAAATCCGATTAAACGTTCAAGATGAAGACTTAAATGAAAAGTTGGCAACATTCACACATCAAGATAAAAAAATAACAAACTTAGAAATGGAAACCGCAGGAATTTACGGATTGGCAAATTTGCTAGGACATCGCTCCCTTTCCATGAATGCCATTATTGCAAATCGTCCACTTGGCGAATTCAGTAAGGCTCCCAAACAAACCGTAGATCAGTTAATTCAATACACCTTAGAGAAATTAGTATAA
- a CDS encoding peptidylprolyl isomerase, giving the protein MEDGLYAKFHTSKGEILVSLTYQKTPGTVGNFVALAEGNLENKAKPQGTPYYDGLKFHRVIPDFMIQGGCPLGTGTGSPGYNFDDEFHPELTHNAPGVLSMANAGPGTNGSQFFITHIATPWLDGKHTVFGHVAHGQEVVDAVTQGDTIENLEIIRVGAEAEAFNAVETFRAFNGAKAEREKAAKEKAAKELDEIATGFDTTESGLRYKIIQEGNGAKAEAGKTVSVHYKGMFPDGGVFDSSYKRNEPIDFPLGQGNVIPGWDEGIALLKVGDKARFVVPPHLGYGARGAGSVIPPNATLMFDVELMDVK; this is encoded by the coding sequence ATGGAAGACGGATTATACGCAAAATTTCATACTAGCAAAGGAGAAATCCTTGTAAGCTTAACGTATCAAAAAACACCTGGTACAGTTGGTAACTTTGTTGCACTAGCTGAAGGTAATTTAGAAAATAAAGCAAAACCACAAGGAACTCCTTATTATGATGGACTTAAATTTCATAGAGTGATTCCTGATTTTATGATTCAAGGTGGTTGCCCATTAGGAACAGGAACAGGAAGTCCTGGATATAACTTTGATGATGAATTTCACCCAGAGTTAACACACAATGCGCCTGGCGTACTATCTATGGCAAATGCAGGACCTGGAACAAATGGAAGTCAATTTTTTATCACACATATTGCAACTCCTTGGTTAGATGGAAAACATACCGTATTTGGACATGTGGCACACGGACAAGAGGTAGTAGATGCTGTAACACAAGGTGATACGATTGAAAACTTGGAAATTATTCGTGTTGGAGCAGAAGCAGAAGCTTTTAATGCTGTTGAAACGTTTAGAGCATTTAATGGTGCAAAAGCAGAAAGAGAAAAAGCAGCCAAAGAAAAAGCAGCCAAAGAATTAGATGAAATCGCTACAGGTTTCGATACAACAGAAAGTGGCTTGCGTTATAAAATCATTCAAGAAGGAAATGGCGCAAAAGCAGAAGCTGGAAAAACAGTTTCTGTTCATTATAAAGGAATGTTTCCTGATGGTGGCGTTTTTGATTCTTCATATAAAAGAAATGAACCAATCGATTTTCCGTTAGGACAAGGAAATGTAATTCCTGGTTGGGATGAAGGAATCGCGTTGTTGAAAGTAGGAGACAAAGCACGATTTGTGGTGCCTCCACATTTAGGATATGGAGCGCGCGGTGCAGGTAGTGTAATTCCGCCAAACGCAACACTCATGTTCGACGTTGAATTGATGGATGTAAAATAA
- a CDS encoding tRNA-binding protein — protein MSEVSWSDFEKVDMRIGTIIEANDFPKARKPAYQLTIDFGANIGIRKSSAQITKRYTKEELIGKQIMAVVNFPKKQIANFFSECLVMGAVDGDDVILMHPSAKIPNGLKIS, from the coding sequence ATGAGTGAGGTATCTTGGAGCGATTTTGAAAAAGTAGACATGCGCATTGGAACCATTATTGAAGCAAACGATTTTCCAAAAGCCAGAAAACCAGCCTATCAACTTACCATTGACTTTGGTGCCAACATCGGAATTCGAAAATCATCCGCACAGATTACCAAGCGTTATACAAAAGAAGAATTGATTGGCAAACAGATTATGGCAGTTGTGAATTTTCCTAAAAAACAAATTGCGAATTTCTTCTCCGAATGTTTGGTCATGGGCGCTGTTGATGGTGATGATGTTATTTTGATGCATCCTTCAGCTAAAATTCCAAATGGTTTGAAGATATCTTAA
- a CDS encoding response regulator transcription factor has translation MNKDIKVLIVDDHPMIIEGYKNALLGINSSEMTLRIDTSDTCDGAYEKIKNASTGTPYDVVFLDIKLPPSSDGKIISGEDLGIKVKELLPDTKVVILTMFNNNFRIHNILKNINPDGFLVKSDVTSDELMRAFQVVLTDPPYYSHTVTKLLRTRIINEVVLDDIDRNILFHLSKGIKTKNLTEYIPLSLAAIEKRKRHLKEVFDVEKKGDESLLEQARNTGFL, from the coding sequence ATGAACAAAGATATAAAAGTACTTATCGTAGATGATCACCCAATGATCATTGAAGGCTACAAAAATGCCCTTTTAGGTATCAATTCCAGTGAAATGACATTGCGAATAGACACTTCTGATACATGTGATGGAGCCTACGAAAAAATTAAAAATGCGTCCACAGGAACACCGTATGATGTGGTATTTTTAGATATTAAATTACCACCATCCAGCGATGGGAAAATCATTTCAGGAGAAGACTTAGGAATCAAAGTGAAAGAATTATTACCAGACACAAAAGTGGTGATTCTTACCATGTTTAATAACAATTTTAGAATTCATAATATTCTGAAAAATATAAATCCTGATGGCTTTTTGGTAAAAAGTGACGTGACTTCCGATGAGTTGATGCGCGCCTTTCAAGTCGTATTGACCGATCCGCCGTATTACAGTCATACCGTAACAAAATTGTTGCGTACACGTATTATCAATGAAGTCGTGTTGGATGATATTGACAGAAACATTCTTTTCCACCTTTCTAAAGGAATTAAAACCAAAAACTTAACTGAATACATTCCGTTGTCGTTAGCAGCGATCGAAAAGCGAAAACGACATTTAAAAGAAGTATTTGATGTAGAGAAAAAAGGAGATGAATCTTTACTAGAACAAGCAAGAAACACAGGGTTTTTGTAG
- a CDS encoding YfiT family bacillithiol transferase, with translation MELELLKYPIGKPQIPEMITMKHIQEWINVLELFPKRLKLLVKNLSKEQLDTCYRPEGWTIRQVIHHVSDSHHNSYTRFKWTLTENQPIIKAYYEDRWAELFDSKSAPIELSLNTIEALHAKWVYFLKGLSVEDLAQFFIHPEGNEKVSLKENIGIYAWHCNHHYEHINQLLIRKNWK, from the coding sequence ATGGAGTTAGAATTGCTAAAATATCCAATCGGAAAACCTCAAATTCCCGAAATGATTACTATGAAACATATTCAAGAGTGGATCAATGTGTTGGAATTGTTCCCGAAACGATTGAAGCTATTAGTGAAAAATCTCTCGAAAGAACAATTAGATACTTGTTATCGACCAGAAGGTTGGACGATCCGGCAAGTAATTCATCATGTTTCAGATAGTCATCATAATAGTTATACACGTTTCAAATGGACGTTGACAGAAAATCAACCTATTATAAAAGCGTATTATGAAGATCGCTGGGCGGAATTATTCGATAGCAAATCCGCGCCCATTGAACTTTCACTAAACACAATAGAAGCTTTGCATGCAAAATGGGTGTATTTTTTAAAAGGACTTTCCGTAGAAGATTTAGCACAATTTTTTATTCATCCAGAAGGAAATGAAAAAGTATCACTCAAAGAAAACATAGGAATTTACGCGTGGCATTGCAATCACCATTACGAACATATCAATCAATTACTGATTCGTAAAAATTGGAAGTAG
- a CDS encoding sensor histidine kinase — protein MKKISLIIVCIICNFSFGQENFEDIYNLLTKSKSKDLNNYEKKAFIDKAFNRAKSLEEEDPAVGKLFLDISTHYTAINDTLLFRKSINKSKYFSQKNNDSITLARSYWKLGNFLVKNKKSDSAYSYYYNAKEQYDDLDMVAESASMLLNMAIIQRNGKDYTGSEITTTEAIKIFKKLKQNNRLYSCYNNLGIIHNNLEEYEKAIDYHNSALEYLKKTKKNSLSEAATLNNIGVVYRNQGNHLLAVKNYLEGLKYDSLFMKNPRLYATLTDNLAYSKFKLNDTKDLPYLFDKALKIRDSLDISAGIIINKLHLSEFYLDQNDTLKSQKYSMEAMRLAKKTNALRDLLASFKLLAKINPNDDSKYLNEYIRINDSLVKHERSLRDKFTRIQYETDAVRNQNEKLSLQNTWIVAISTAIIFFGFLIYVITQQRTRNKELEMEQQQQRANEEIYNLMIDQQDKIEEGRKREKERISLELHDGILGRLFGTRLSLGSLNAKDDANSKRVREQYINELQSIEEEVRNISHELGLDNFDKSTSYSTMITNLLEEQSKITNFKYQIEDDDRILWTDIPGHIKINIYRIIQESIQNINKYAQAENVILDFKKSNDRIILSIKDDGVGFDQSKRSSGIGLKNMKSRVTLLHGQFTINSIPGKGTSISVDVPMT, from the coding sequence ATGAAAAAAATATCACTAATAATAGTCTGCATCATTTGTAACTTTTCTTTTGGCCAAGAAAATTTTGAGGATATTTATAATCTTCTTACAAAGTCTAAATCCAAAGATTTGAATAACTACGAAAAGAAAGCCTTTATAGATAAGGCGTTTAACCGCGCCAAAAGTCTTGAAGAGGAAGATCCTGCCGTAGGTAAACTATTTTTAGATATTTCTACTCACTATACAGCGATTAATGATACGCTATTATTTAGGAAGTCAATTAACAAGTCTAAATATTTTTCACAAAAAAATAATGACTCTATAACGCTAGCCAGATCTTACTGGAAACTAGGTAATTTTTTAGTGAAGAATAAAAAAAGTGATAGTGCATATTCTTACTATTATAATGCAAAAGAACAGTATGATGATCTTGATATGGTTGCTGAATCTGCATCTATGCTTCTGAATATGGCAATTATTCAGAGAAATGGAAAAGATTACACGGGTAGTGAGATAACAACAACTGAAGCAATTAAAATTTTTAAAAAATTAAAACAAAATAATAGATTATATAGTTGTTATAATAACCTTGGAATTATTCACAATAATTTAGAAGAATATGAAAAAGCTATTGATTATCATAATAGTGCTTTAGAATATTTAAAAAAAACTAAAAAAAATAGTTTGAGTGAAGCTGCTACTCTTAATAATATTGGTGTAGTCTACAGAAATCAAGGGAATCATTTATTAGCTGTAAAAAATTATTTAGAAGGACTTAAATATGACAGTTTATTTATGAAAAACCCGAGATTATATGCTACTTTAACAGATAATTTAGCATATTCAAAATTCAAATTAAACGATACAAAAGACCTTCCATATTTATTTGATAAGGCTCTAAAAATAAGAGATAGCTTGGATATTTCTGCTGGAATTATCATTAATAAACTACATTTATCAGAGTTTTATCTTGATCAAAATGACACCTTGAAAAGTCAGAAATATTCTATGGAGGCAATGAGGCTGGCTAAAAAAACAAATGCTTTGCGTGATCTTTTAGCTTCTTTCAAATTATTAGCAAAGATCAACCCAAATGATGATTCAAAATACTTAAATGAATACATACGAATCAATGACAGTTTGGTAAAGCATGAACGTTCTCTTAGAGATAAATTTACACGTATTCAATATGAAACTGATGCTGTCAGAAACCAAAACGAAAAACTAAGCCTTCAAAATACATGGATTGTTGCCATCTCCACGGCAATTATTTTCTTCGGATTTTTGATTTATGTCATCACGCAGCAGCGAACTCGTAACAAAGAACTCGAAATGGAACAGCAACAACAGCGTGCCAATGAAGAGATTTATAACTTGATGATCGATCAACAAGATAAGATTGAAGAAGGTAGAAAACGTGAAAAAGAACGTATTTCACTAGAACTACACGACGGAATTTTAGGAAGATTGTTTGGAACACGACTCAGCTTAGGAAGTTTGAATGCAAAAGATGATGCAAATTCTAAAAGAGTTCGAGAACAGTATATCAATGAACTTCAAAGCATAGAAGAAGAAGTACGAAACATTTCGCATGAACTCGGATTGGATAATTTTGACAAATCGACCAGTTATAGTACAATGATTACAAATCTTTTGGAAGAACAGTCGAAAATAACTAACTTTAAATACCAAATTGAAGATGACGACCGAATTCTATGGACAGACATTCCTGGGCATATAAAGATTAATATTTACAGAATCATTCAAGAGTCTATTCAAAATATAAATAAATATGCGCAAGCAGAAAACGTGATACTAGATTTTAAGAAGAGTAATGACCGTATTATCCTTTCCATAAAAGATGATGGCGTTGGTTTTGACCAAAGTAAACGAAGTAGCGGTATTGGATTGAAAAATATGAAATCGAGAGTAACTTTACTTCATGGACAATTTACCATCAATTCCATTCCAGGGAAAGGAACTTCTATCAGTGTTGACGTTCCTATGACGTAG
- a CDS encoding thioredoxin family protein yields MALTPSNMLSLGTKAPNFSLIDTVSDKTISLNDAKGTHGTVLMFICNHCPFVKHVNEGIVKLANDYQSKGIGFVAISSNDVENYPADAPHLMKENAQQEGFSFPYLYDETQEIAKDYDAACTPDFYIFDANLGLVYRGQLDDSRPNNGIPVTGKDMRNALDMLLKGAEISADQKPSIGCGIKWI; encoded by the coding sequence ATGGCACTGACTCCTTCCAATATGCTTTCTTTAGGCACAAAAGCTCCTAATTTTTCTTTAATCGATACAGTTTCAGACAAAACCATTTCGCTAAACGATGCAAAAGGAACACACGGAACGGTACTTATGTTCATCTGCAATCATTGTCCATTTGTAAAACATGTAAACGAAGGAATTGTAAAATTAGCGAATGATTATCAATCAAAAGGAATAGGTTTTGTTGCGATTTCGAGCAATGATGTTGAAAATTATCCTGCAGACGCACCGCATTTAATGAAGGAAAACGCACAACAAGAAGGGTTTTCTTTTCCATATTTGTATGATGAAACGCAGGAAATTGCCAAAGATTATGATGCTGCGTGCACGCCTGATTTTTATATTTTTGATGCGAATTTAGGATTGGTCTATCGTGGACAATTAGACGATTCACGGCCAAATAATGGAATTCCTGTTACTGGAAAAGACATGCGAAATGCGCTCGATATGTTATTAAAAGGAGCAGAAATTTCAGCCGATCAAAAACCTAGTATTGGTTGTGGCATTAAGTGGATTTAA
- a CDS encoding DNA mismatch repair protein MutS, producing the protein MIKIHSKTLDDLEFETVLQQVSEHAVTTYGKQKISNTQPFQDKEILLTNLSYVNEYLASFENENVIPNHGFEGISLEIKLLAIENSFLEILGFRKISAISSAVNLLIKFFKKFHEYYPTLHKRSERIEFTKVLITEIDNVINRFGEVKDTASSELARIRRGILSIRGKINQSFSSALSRYNQADYLDEIRETVVDNRRVLAVKAMHRRKVKGAIMGNSKTGSIVYIEPEITLRYSRELSNLEYEEKEEVTRILKELTDFTRPFAPLLEEYQDFLSDLDVSYSKAKYAASMNAILPELSEKRELFLKDAYHPLLYLTNKERNEKTYPQTIELSQDNRIIVISGPNAGGKSITLKTIGLLQLMLQSGMLVPVHERSKMCLFERILTDIGDGQSIENHLSTYSYRLKQMNYFLRKCNNKTLFLIDEFGTGSDPELGGALAETFLEVFYEREAFGIITTHYSNLKLLANELPYATNANMMFDSKTLQPVYKLALGQAGSSFTFEVAQKNGIPYSLINRAKKKIERGKVRFDATIAKLQKERSAMEKTSKLLREEEIKAREENERLEALNVKTKSKLESYQQLYDHDKRMIHLGNKINEIAERYFDNKKKRPLISEFLRIVETENSKRKKQSAKEKNIQKAKQKEAKKEVIQKVAVIREEKKIEQKKAAKKEAEKPKPILKIGDRVRMHDGKAVGTIDEMEKGKAIVNYGIFTTKISVDQLELVEAKK; encoded by the coding sequence ATGATTAAAATACATTCCAAAACATTAGATGATTTAGAGTTTGAAACTGTGTTACAACAAGTTTCAGAGCATGCTGTTACGACCTACGGAAAACAGAAAATTAGCAATACACAACCTTTTCAAGACAAAGAGATATTGCTAACAAACTTGTCGTACGTCAATGAATACTTGGCATCTTTTGAAAATGAAAACGTGATTCCGAATCATGGTTTTGAAGGAATTTCATTGGAAATTAAACTGTTAGCGATTGAAAATAGTTTTTTGGAAATTTTAGGATTTCGTAAAATTTCTGCCATTTCTAGCGCCGTGAATCTCTTGATTAAGTTCTTTAAGAAGTTTCACGAATATTACCCAACGCTTCACAAACGATCGGAACGTATTGAATTTACAAAAGTGCTGATTACCGAGATTGACAACGTCATCAATCGTTTTGGAGAAGTAAAAGATACGGCTTCATCAGAATTGGCACGGATTCGACGTGGAATTTTAAGCATTCGCGGAAAAATAAATCAGAGTTTTTCTTCTGCCTTGAGCAGATATAATCAAGCTGATTATTTGGATGAAATTCGCGAAACGGTGGTTGATAACCGTAGAGTTTTAGCCGTAAAAGCCATGCATCGCCGCAAAGTCAAAGGTGCCATTATGGGAAATTCTAAAACGGGAAGCATTGTTTATATTGAACCTGAAATTACGTTGCGCTATTCGCGAGAATTGTCGAATTTAGAATATGAAGAAAAGGAAGAAGTTACGCGTATTTTAAAGGAATTGACAGACTTTACACGACCGTTTGCGCCGCTTTTAGAGGAATATCAAGACTTTTTAAGTGATTTAGATGTCAGCTATTCCAAAGCTAAATATGCGGCTTCTATGAACGCTATTTTACCTGAACTTTCAGAGAAACGCGAATTATTTTTGAAAGATGCGTACCATCCACTCCTCTATTTAACAAATAAAGAACGTAACGAAAAAACATATCCGCAGACAATTGAACTAAGTCAAGATAATAGAATTATTGTGATTTCTGGACCAAATGCTGGTGGAAAAAGTATCACTTTAAAAACGATCGGTTTGTTACAATTGATGTTGCAAAGTGGTATGTTAGTTCCTGTGCATGAACGCAGTAAAATGTGTTTGTTTGAACGAATTTTGACAGATATTGGAGACGGACAATCTATTGAAAATCATTTAAGTACGTATAGTTATCGTTTGAAGCAGATGAATTACTTTTTGCGAAAATGTAATAATAAAACGCTGTTTTTAATTGATGAATTTGGTACGGGAAGTGATCCTGAATTGGGTGGCGCTTTGGCGGAAACCTTCTTGGAAGTTTTTTATGAGCGAGAAGCTTTTGGAATCATCACAACGCACTACTCCAACTTAAAGTTATTGGCGAACGAATTGCCATACGCGACCAACGCAAATATGATGTTTGATAGCAAAACGTTGCAACCTGTATACAAATTAGCGTTGGGACAAGCAGGAAGTTCATTTACCTTTGAAGTTGCACAAAAAAATGGCATTCCGTACAGTTTGATCAACAGAGCAAAGAAGAAAATTGAGCGTGGAAAAGTACGTTTTGATGCCACGATAGCAAAGCTTCAAAAAGAACGCAGCGCCATGGAAAAAACGTCTAAATTGTTACGAGAAGAAGAAATCAAAGCGCGTGAAGAAAACGAACGTTTGGAAGCGTTGAATGTGAAAACAAAGTCCAAATTAGAGAGTTATCAGCAGTTGTATGATCATGACAAACGCATGATTCATCTTGGAAATAAGATCAATGAAATTGCCGAACGTTATTTTGACAATAAAAAGAAACGTCCGTTGATTTCTGAGTTTTTACGTATTGTAGAGACTGAAAATTCCAAACGAAAAAAACAATCCGCTAAGGAAAAAAACATACAAAAGGCAAAACAAAAAGAAGCTAAAAAAGAAGTCATTCAAAAAGTGGCGGTTATTCGTGAGGAAAAGAAAATCGAGCAGAAAAAAGCCGCCAAAAAAGAAGCAGAAAAGCCAAAACCAATTTTAAAAATCGGCGATCGCGTTCGTATGCATGATGGAAAAGCTGTAGGAACGATTGACGAAATGGAAAAAGGAAAAGCTATAGTGAATTACGGAATATTTACTACGAAAATTTCCGTAGATCAATTAGAATTGGTGGAAGCTAAGAAGTAA